A genome region from Bombilactobacillus bombi includes the following:
- a CDS encoding ABC transporter ATP-binding protein, with product MDKIVEVQHLSKRYDTKIVFEDVNFSIKSGEVIGLIGANGAGKTTLIKILLGLQTSTTGRVTILQNNPQSNLVKNHIGVMFQDDLVMKRVRGSELIEILRSLYTQPMTTKSLQTIADLGEDINNYVNKLSGGQQRKLNFALALAGDPQLLFLDEPTAGMDTTSRHHFWNNIRQLTAQGKTIIVTSHYLSEIEDVATRILFLKDQHLIHDGSLQSLRQKFNQNTIKFISDLTEEQLQIKNGILESHQQNYYCFRVDNVDQFLQDLAPQMLYIRDLQIQQKSLDDIFRQINEEK from the coding sequence ATGGACAAAATCGTTGAAGTACAACACTTAAGCAAACGTTATGATACGAAAATAGTATTTGAAGATGTTAATTTTTCGATTAAATCTGGTGAGGTGATTGGATTAATAGGAGCTAATGGTGCTGGTAAAACCACTTTGATTAAAATTCTACTGGGATTACAAACCAGTACTACCGGAAGAGTTACCATTTTACAAAATAATCCACAGTCCAACTTAGTTAAAAATCATATTGGAGTAATGTTTCAAGATGATTTAGTTATGAAACGAGTGCGAGGTTCTGAATTAATTGAGATACTACGTTCTTTATATACTCAACCAATGACTACAAAAAGTTTACAAACAATTGCTGATTTAGGTGAAGATATCAATAACTATGTAAATAAATTGTCTGGAGGTCAACAACGTAAATTGAACTTTGCTTTGGCTTTAGCCGGAGATCCTCAATTGTTATTTTTGGATGAACCTACTGCAGGGATGGACACAACTAGTCGACATCACTTTTGGAATAATATTCGGCAATTAACTGCTCAAGGTAAAACTATTATTGTTACTAGCCATTATTTATCTGAAATTGAAGATGTGGCAACAAGAATTTTATTTTTAAAAGATCAACATTTAATTCATGATGGTAGTTTACAAAGTCTACGGCAAAAATTTAATCAAAACACAATCAAATTCATTAGTGACTTAACAGAAGAGCAATTACAAATCAAGAATGGAATTTTAGAAAGTCACCAACAAAATTATTATTGTTTTAGAGTTGATAATGTTGACCAATTTTTGCAAGACTTAGCTCCACAAATGTTATATATTCGTGATTTGCAGATTCAACAAAAGTCGTTAGACGATATCTTTCGTCAAATCAATGAGGAGAAATAA
- a CDS encoding ABC transporter permease → MKKFLVLTQMNFKRLIFRNLRFFSFDILMPALFYLIFTKIVNQSVPKEFKVTYLVSMLIFATLLSSIITVVNNILDDQEQHFIRLMDVTSLNPSTYYGSFFLTILFLTVVEVIAIEIIAYVIVGVQLSLINWSIITLCVTFGSIILMIFGSVITFMGDAGMVNLFSSMLVFPLALISGLWFPLTMFPDWLQQIGKTLPTYQTMDIINQLINRQKWSLPSLLGELIWLALGIMLMFIVQRKRSKV, encoded by the coding sequence ATGAAAAAGTTTCTAGTTTTAACACAGATGAATTTTAAACGTTTAATTTTTCGTAATTTACGTTTTTTTAGTTTTGATATCTTAATGCCAGCACTTTTTTATTTAATTTTTACTAAAATTGTGAATCAAAGTGTGCCGAAAGAATTTAAAGTAACTTATTTAGTCAGTATGTTAATTTTTGCCACTTTATTAAGTTCAATAATCACAGTTGTAAATAATATTTTAGATGATCAAGAACAGCATTTTATTAGGCTAATGGATGTAACTTCTCTTAATCCTAGTACTTATTATGGTTCTTTTTTTCTTACAATCTTATTTTTGACGGTAGTTGAAGTAATTGCAATTGAAATAATTGCCTATGTAATTGTAGGAGTGCAGTTATCTTTAATTAATTGGTCTATTATTACTCTTTGTGTTACTTTTGGAAGCATCATATTGATGATATTTGGTTCAGTCATTACCTTTATGGGTGATGCTGGTATGGTTAATCTTTTTTCTTCAATGTTAGTTTTTCCTTTAGCACTGATTAGTGGATTATGGTTTCCTTTAACAATGTTTCCGGATTGGTTACAACAAATTGGAAAAACATTGCCTACTTATCAAACTATGGATATTATTAACCAATTAATTAATCGACAAAAATGGTCACTACCTTCATTATTGGGGGAACTAATTTGGTTAGCACTTGGTATAATGTTAATGTTTATTGTTCAAAGAAAACGTTCAAAAGTCTAA
- a CDS encoding matrixin family metalloprotease: protein MSFVYSNFSCATINAWGNIYNSLSNSKKIQVWSHETGHAMGLAHNDDLSYISVMRSSLYSNDYRNYDGPTANDLAGINHLYR, encoded by the coding sequence GTGAGCTTTGTATATTCAAATTTTAGTTGTGCAACTATCAATGCTTGGGGAAATATATATAACAGCCTATCAAATAGTAAAAAAATCCAGGTTTGGTCACATGAAACAGGTCATGCAATGGGATTAGCACACAATGACGACCTAAGTTACATAAGTGTAATGAGATCTTCTTTATATAGTAATGATTATAGAAATTATGACGGTCCAACAGCTAATGATCTTGCAGGAATCAATCATTTGTACAGATAA
- the aroA gene encoding 3-phosphoshikimate 1-carboxyvinyltransferase, translated as MINLQSQPRYGLHGALNIPGDKSISHRALIIGALSHGTTHLEHFLQAEDCLSTLSALQALGVPITHEKETVTIHGQGLAGLTAPKHALNMGNSGTTTRLLTGVLAGQAFTTTLIGDSSLSQRPMERVRHPLNQMGAHINLTAGHLPMTISGQNLHAITYQMPVASAQVKSAIILGALQAQGPSTIVELLPTRDHTERLLQIFGADIQTAQDKRTITIQPQPQLAAQDLIIPGDMSSAAFFITAASIVPNSHIKLTKINLNPTRTGLLSVLKRMGGNIHLTALGQIAGEPVGDIDVEAATLKPIQLTATDIPAIIDELPLVALLAASANGISKISGASELRVKETDRIACITSELQKLGINIKELPDGFLIDGRTAWSVRNQQLDSHKDHRIGMMLAIAALKITTPLKLNHASAINISYPTFFQDLQELLTKETSS; from the coding sequence ATGATAAATTTACAGAGTCAACCACGTTATGGATTACACGGAGCCCTCAATATTCCAGGTGATAAAAGTATTTCTCATCGCGCCTTAATTATTGGGGCTTTGAGCCATGGTACCACTCATTTAGAACATTTCTTACAAGCAGAAGACTGTTTATCAACACTATCTGCTCTCCAAGCTTTAGGAGTACCTATTACTCATGAGAAAGAGACTGTAACTATTCACGGTCAAGGCTTAGCTGGTTTAACAGCACCCAAACATGCTCTAAATATGGGAAATTCAGGTACGACTACTCGTTTGCTTACCGGTGTCTTAGCAGGGCAAGCATTTACTACTACTTTAATAGGAGATTCCTCTTTAAGTCAACGCCCTATGGAACGGGTTCGTCATCCCCTCAACCAAATGGGAGCCCATATAAACCTCACAGCGGGTCATTTACCTATGACAATTAGCGGCCAAAACTTGCATGCGATTACTTACCAAATGCCAGTCGCAAGTGCGCAAGTCAAAAGTGCAATAATTTTGGGTGCATTACAAGCTCAAGGTCCTAGTACAATTGTTGAATTACTACCGACTCGTGATCATACTGAAAGACTTCTCCAAATTTTTGGTGCTGACATTCAGACAGCTCAAGATAAACGAACAATTACCATTCAACCTCAACCACAGTTAGCTGCTCAAGACTTAATTATTCCCGGTGATATGTCTTCGGCTGCTTTCTTTATTACTGCAGCTAGCATTGTGCCCAATTCTCATATTAAATTAACTAAAATAAATTTGAATCCAACACGTACTGGTCTCTTGTCTGTTTTAAAACGCATGGGAGGAAATATTCATCTTACAGCACTGGGGCAAATTGCCGGCGAACCGGTTGGTGATATTGACGTTGAAGCTGCAACTTTAAAACCAATTCAACTAACAGCCACAGATATTCCCGCCATCATTGATGAGTTGCCCTTAGTCGCTCTATTAGCCGCTAGTGCTAATGGCATCAGCAAAATCAGCGGAGCCAGTGAACTGCGAGTTAAGGAAACTGATCGAATTGCTTGCATTACTAGCGAATTACAAAAGCTAGGCATCAATATTAAAGAATTGCCCGATGGTTTTCTCATTGATGGTCGTACTGCTTGGTCTGTCCGTAATCAACAATTAGACAGCCACAAAGATCATCGTATCGGGATGATGCTAGCCATCGCAGCTTTAAAAATAACAACTCCATTAAAATTAAACCATGCCAGTGCCATCAATATTTCTTATCCCACATTTTTCCAAGATTTACAGGAATTACTGACGAAGGAGACATCATCATGA
- a CDS encoding sensor histidine kinase, which yields MEFIHKYILFPKRFGFAPYLWLLWLVIPLVQMFPYRHYKDWIALVLLAIFVWFYRNSYIITAKLPLWILGQYLITLILIYYQGMLFLFLFTAWVIGSLPIAKQKFRSYLLKYYIALACGLLIMFIHPFLMEIYSWGDITSTSVFLLFIIFSPLGGRSIRNNYVRSGILKQQNKRYEMLIRRGERDRIARDLHDTLGQSFATITLKAELAQKLLQRNPDKVNQQLIEIQTASRSNLTLVREIVTNLRKLTLTEVLVNLTDKLRGLKINLITEQEELVQKWPLVVQETIAAILQEALTNVMQYSQASEVHVSFKQTQQQALVVINDDGIGFGQIRPGAHGILGMRERISQLQGNFAINSTNHGTTIKLNLPLKESIND from the coding sequence ATGGAATTTATCCACAAATATATTTTATTTCCCAAACGTTTTGGATTTGCTCCTTATTTATGGTTATTATGGTTAGTGATACCACTAGTGCAAATGTTTCCTTACCGCCACTATAAAGATTGGATAGCATTGGTCTTATTAGCTATTTTTGTTTGGTTTTATCGTAATAGTTATATTATTACAGCTAAATTGCCATTATGGATATTAGGACAATATTTAATAACTTTAATTTTAATTTATTATCAAGGAATGTTGTTTTTGTTTTTATTTACTGCTTGGGTAATAGGATCTTTACCAATTGCAAAACAAAAATTCCGCAGCTATTTATTAAAATATTATATCGCTCTGGCGTGTGGGCTATTGATAATGTTTATTCATCCATTTTTAATGGAAATTTATAGTTGGGGAGATATTACTTCAACGTCTGTCTTTTTATTATTTATTATATTTTCACCATTAGGTGGTCGTTCTATTCGTAATAATTATGTTCGTTCTGGCATTTTAAAACAACAAAATAAACGTTATGAAATGTTAATTAGACGCGGTGAAAGAGACCGTATTGCGCGAGATTTACATGATACTTTAGGACAATCCTTTGCGACTATAACTTTAAAAGCAGAATTAGCGCAAAAATTATTACAACGTAATCCGGATAAAGTGAACCAGCAACTAATTGAAATTCAAACAGCTTCAAGATCAAATTTGACTTTAGTTCGCGAAATTGTTACTAATTTACGAAAATTAACTTTGACTGAGGTTTTAGTCAATTTAACTGATAAATTAAGAGGATTAAAAATTAATTTAATTACAGAACAAGAAGAATTAGTGCAAAAGTGGCCTTTAGTTGTTCAAGAAACTATTGCAGCCATTTTACAAGAAGCCCTCACTAATGTGATGCAATATAGTCAAGCAAGTGAGGTTCATGTTAGCTTTAAGCAAACTCAACAACAAGCTTTAGTTGTGATTAATGATGATGGAATTGGTTTTGGACAAATACGACCAGGGGCTCATGGTATTTTAGGGATGAGAGAACGTATTAGCCAATTGCAAGGAAATTTTGCTATTAATAGTACTAATCATGGCACCACAATTAAATTAAATTTGCCTTTAAAGGAGTCGATAAATGATTAA
- a CDS encoding prephenate dehydrogenase has protein sequence MTKVLIKGLGLIGSSLALAIKQAHPTITLIGCDIDAASLSYAQQQNIIDISTTDFSTAAPQADVIILASPVNIIIKDLQLLATLTLKPHVLITDVGSTKQTIVKAAKPLQQQGIAFIGGHPMAGSHKSGVTAGRIDLFENAFYFLVPQLTSPQIIAQLQDLLSATHVKWLTVTPQQHDRIVGQLSHLPHIVAAGLVNETQTTLQNSPLGLRLAAGGFKTLTRIASSDPTMWTTILLENAPLISAQLQDYIAALSQIQTDLKNLNKPAIEQFFTNAKITRDHLGPQQLGSLPNFFDLFLNIPDQVGAIADVTQLLAKGHINLVNIHILEVREDIDGVLQLTFDNAKNQQQAANLLRAANYQIIRRN, from the coding sequence ATGACAAAAGTTTTAATTAAAGGATTAGGTTTAATTGGTAGTTCTTTAGCTTTAGCTATTAAACAAGCACATCCAACTATAACTTTAATTGGTTGTGACATCGATGCTGCTAGTCTGAGTTATGCCCAACAGCAAAACATCATTGATATATCTACGACTGATTTCAGCACTGCCGCTCCGCAAGCCGATGTGATTATCTTAGCTAGTCCAGTCAATATAATTATCAAAGACTTGCAGCTATTAGCAACCCTGACCTTAAAACCACATGTCCTCATCACTGATGTAGGCAGTACCAAACAAACAATTGTAAAAGCTGCAAAACCCTTGCAGCAACAAGGGATTGCCTTTATTGGTGGTCACCCAATGGCAGGTTCACATAAATCAGGAGTTACTGCTGGTCGAATTGATTTATTTGAAAACGCGTTTTATTTTTTAGTACCTCAATTAACCTCTCCGCAGATTATTGCTCAACTTCAAGACTTACTAAGTGCTACTCATGTGAAATGGTTAACCGTAACGCCACAGCAACATGATCGAATTGTAGGTCAACTAAGTCATCTACCCCATATTGTTGCTGCGGGTTTAGTTAATGAAACTCAAACTACCCTTCAAAATTCTCCCCTAGGTTTACGCTTAGCGGCTGGCGGATTTAAAACTCTTACTCGCATTGCTAGTTCTGATCCTACTATGTGGACAACAATCTTACTAGAAAATGCGCCTTTGATTAGCGCCCAACTCCAAGATTATATTGCTGCATTATCCCAAATTCAAACTGACTTAAAAAACCTAAATAAACCAGCCATTGAGCAATTCTTTACCAATGCTAAGATTACTCGTGATCACTTAGGTCCACAACAATTAGGTAGTCTCCCTAATTTTTTTGATTTATTTCTTAATATTCCAGATCAAGTAGGAGCAATTGCTGATGTTACGCAACTGCTAGCAAAAGGTCACATTAATTTAGTCAATATTCATATTTTAGAAGTTCGTGAAGATATTGATGGTGTTTTACAATTAACATTTGACAACGCCAAAAATCAACAACAAGCAGCTAATTTATTACGTGCTGCCAATTATCAAATTATCAGGAGGAATTAA
- a CDS encoding shikimate kinase, protein MQAILVGFMGSGKTTIGSLLAQQLKTQHYDLDDLIVQQAGRSITEIFAQSGEEYFRHLEQQTLSQALTNKGILSTGGGTPTIAPNAAVLKASSTPVIWLTAKDQTILERVTQDQSRPLVNDLDQNSLLQLKQKRETLYAAVADLTINTDYLTPLQIVQKIQEWLTN, encoded by the coding sequence ATGCAAGCAATTCTAGTCGGATTTATGGGCAGTGGTAAAACTACCATCGGCAGTTTATTAGCGCAACAATTAAAGACTCAACATTACGATTTAGATGACTTAATCGTCCAACAAGCAGGCCGCAGTATTACGGAGATTTTCGCCCAAAGTGGCGAAGAATATTTTCGTCATTTAGAGCAACAAACACTCAGTCAAGCTTTAACTAATAAGGGTATTTTATCTACTGGTGGCGGTACACCAACTATTGCCCCAAATGCTGCAGTACTCAAAGCTAGCTCAACACCTGTTATCTGGCTCACTGCAAAAGATCAAACGATTTTAGAACGTGTCACGCAAGATCAAAGCCGCCCGTTAGTTAATGATTTAGATCAAAACTCTTTATTACAGTTAAAACAAAAGCGGGAAACATTATATGCTGCAGTCGCTGATTTAACAATCAACACTGATTATCTAACACCTTTACAAATTGTTCAAAAAATCCAAGAATGGTTAACCAATTAA
- a CDS encoding tyrosine-protein phosphatase — protein MELTNFRDLGGMTTKDGKTIKAKALLRSGELVNLDTATQQELINNYHLTQAIDFRRDFEIQERPDDQLPGVKIINIDILKSANNNASLDDFIAIGATDKVDEHMMSIYHDLVLDKNAQAGYTQFLQLILQNNTGSTLFHCFAGKDRTGFGAALVLALLNVDEDQILQDYLQTNQDRKAANDVIIDYYRQQGAKQAALDAMAIALYVKPEYLQKALQLINDNYGDIYTYAQQALNFSAKEVQQLQAKLLE, from the coding sequence ATGGAATTAACTAACTTTCGTGATTTAGGTGGTATGACGACTAAAGATGGTAAGACAATTAAAGCTAAGGCATTATTACGTTCAGGGGAACTAGTAAATTTAGATACAGCAACTCAACAAGAATTAATTAATAATTATCACTTGACCCAGGCAATTGATTTTCGCCGTGATTTTGAAATTCAAGAGCGACCGGATGATCAATTACCTGGTGTGAAAATTATTAACATTGATATTTTAAAATCAGCCAATAATAATGCTAGTTTAGATGACTTTATTGCTATTGGCGCCACTGATAAAGTTGATGAGCATATGATGAGTATCTATCATGATTTGGTTTTAGATAAAAATGCTCAAGCAGGCTATACGCAATTCTTGCAATTGATATTACAAAATAACACTGGTTCAACTTTATTTCACTGTTTTGCTGGTAAGGATCGGACTGGTTTTGGAGCAGCGTTAGTTCTAGCTCTATTAAATGTCGATGAAGATCAAATATTACAAGATTATTTACAGACAAATCAAGATCGTAAGGCTGCTAATGATGTCATCATTGATTATTATCGTCAACAAGGAGCTAAGCAAGCGGCTTTAGATGCTATGGCAATTGCTTTATATGTTAAACCAGAGTATTTACAAAAAGCTCTACAATTAATTAACGATAATTATGGTGATATTTATACCTATGCTCAACAAGCTTTGAATTTTAGTGCAAAAGAAGTACAACAGTTGCAAGCAAAATTATTAGAATAA
- a CDS encoding response regulator transcription factor, whose translation MIKMILAEDQAMLNSALTAILNLEDDLEVVGSYESGIVAWEQIQKQVPDIALLDIEMPQMTGLQIAQKINDEHLSTKSIILTTFANKSYFEQAVAAEVAGYLLKDSSSDDLISAIHQIMAGKVLYAPELVQSVLSGIANPLTVQEQNVLAGIATGLTTAEISQKLFLSNGTVRNYISAILSKLAAKNRIEAVHVAQTQGWL comes from the coding sequence ATGATTAAAATGATTTTAGCTGAAGATCAAGCAATGTTAAACTCAGCTTTAACGGCTATTTTAAATTTAGAAGATGATTTAGAAGTTGTTGGAAGTTATGAATCTGGAATAGTTGCTTGGGAACAAATTCAAAAACAAGTACCTGACATTGCATTATTAGATATAGAAATGCCCCAAATGACTGGTTTACAAATTGCTCAAAAAATTAATGACGAACATCTAAGCACTAAGTCTATTATTTTAACAACTTTTGCTAATAAAAGTTATTTTGAACAAGCAGTTGCTGCTGAAGTAGCTGGTTACTTACTTAAAGATAGTTCCAGTGATGATTTGATATCTGCTATTCATCAAATCATGGCTGGTAAAGTGCTTTATGCACCTGAACTTGTGCAATCTGTGTTAAGCGGTATAGCTAATCCGCTTACTGTACAGGAACAAAATGTGCTCGCTGGTATTGCTACTGGTTTGACTACAGCTGAAATTAGTCAGAAACTATTTTTATCTAATGGTACAGTTCGTAATTATATTTCAGCTATTTTGAGTAAATTAGCAGCTAAAAATCGTATTGAAGCAGTTCATGTGGCGCAAACTCAAGGCTGGTTATAG
- a CDS encoding amino acid biosynthesis protein, producing MIIHTLGPEATDSYAAAQIYNHQHYADQAQIVGHPSFESLLSNLTAYSQDYLLIPAAFKSTIFKASWGDIHYALLEKIDLMDCFITKLDPLVVIKRLNADNRIGYTHAATAQLLTRIVKNVEVQTVASKYLAYQAYQLNQAGYVLTNIKNVQITQHEQIIKRLTPSMVWCVYQIS from the coding sequence ATGATTATTCATACTTTAGGACCTGAGGCTACTGATAGTTATGCGGCAGCACAAATTTATAACCATCAACATTATGCTGATCAAGCCCAAATTGTTGGACATCCCAGTTTTGAATCTTTATTAAGTAATTTAACAGCTTATTCGCAAGATTATTTATTAATACCTGCAGCTTTTAAATCAACAATTTTCAAAGCTAGTTGGGGAGATATTCACTACGCCTTATTAGAAAAAATAGATTTAATGGACTGCTTTATAACTAAGTTAGATCCGCTAGTCGTTATTAAAAGACTTAACGCGGATAATCGCATCGGCTATACTCATGCGGCAACTGCACAATTGCTCACCCGTATTGTCAAAAACGTGGAAGTACAAACTGTTGCGAGTAAATATTTAGCCTATCAAGCTTATCAGCTTAACCAAGCAGGCTATGTCTTAACCAACATTAAAAATGTCCAAATAACCCAGCATGAACAAATTATTAAACGTTTGACACCATCAATGGTATGGTGCGTCTATCAAATTAGTTAG